The Gadus chalcogrammus isolate NIFS_2021 chromosome 16, NIFS_Gcha_1.0, whole genome shotgun sequence DNA window gtatttgatcatgagaaaacattgttttaccgcgagtgagtgttaaaaaggatgaatgaatgcgggtttgcgtgtgtgcgtccatcggtttaaacacacgcaaactaaacacgtaacgcataatacagtccatggcaatgtatattaacgaggggacacatgcatattaggaacacaagtcgataacgataatgcatacaatactgataagaaactatgtttataatgtattgcgtatatcattaaatacaaccccagttaccgcatatcatatgtgtgctAACTTTTCTttgcaaaaatgtatttgaggactcagtacttccaaagttgtggaagaaaaccttattccatgtgtgaattaggccatattatttggccataaactgagccatttgaagtttgaaatgcatgtgcatctgtctcatcggagactgtgAGAAGctctgtcaaaatatcaactcgtcaaattcaaatgcgctcatggctcttaaaagggatgggagctggcactctcattggtatATTGCACGTTACACCCAAACCCCACCAACGGGTAATttggctacttcagaccaaccctttttagatttgcgccgggcgcatgAGTCATTTCtgcgccggtaaactagcgacattgccatagaaccgcccacaaagctacttgcgcttggcgcttctcacttgcgtttcagaccgttaaaatagggcccaaagAGTTGTTTACCCCGTTTCCAACGTCTCCCTGTAATTCAAGTTTTAGAGCTAAAAAGTAATTAAACCCAATAAATTGGAAATCCCTTTGGTTTGGAGACACAGCACATGTCATCTGACCAAATGTGAAGATACAATTTGTGTtatctgatatatatatatttatttatagtgATAGATCGATTTATTTAATGGCAAATGTTCTAGCTTGCTCATAAATATTAATTTCCATGCAGCTGTAGTCTTGTGTTGGTCTGATAGGCTGCGACGCAGGCCACTACAGGGTCCATCTACTTTATACCATAAGCGGACTGATCATAAACAATACAATATAGGACAATACCTTATTTGTTCGTTCTATATTCTGTGTTTATCCCAATATTTAACTACAAAAATATCATGATAAAAATAGACAAAATATATAATGTCcctttttttcatttcagaaataATATCAGATACGTTGTTGATTTATGGACTGCCGATTTGGCAGTCCATTAAATAACGACATATCACACCTCCCCAGTTATAATTTCAGAAATCTTCATTCAAAGACATGGTTTCTGAAATTAATCGGGATGTTTTCATGTTACATGATGCCGGTGGATGCCTCCTACGGGTAACCCCCATTAACATTTGTTTTtccaataaataattaattaaatgctTAGCTTCCACATGTCACATCTTATTTGCGCAAAGTTCAAATTCCTTAAGTTCAATGTCACTCTAGTCAAGGTTTGTCTTAGCAagccaaaaaataataaactttGACTGCCTGAGCAAACATAGACACGGTTAAACTCGCTTAAGCAGTGAGCTCACCCAGTAATGATTCAACGGGCACTGAATTCCGCTCAACTTTAAGATTGTTTCCACAGCTTCATAAATGACATCACCTTCCTCCTGCATGTTTCCTGCATCCAAAGTGAAATTAAGTTAGGCATTTGCAAACCCAATTAAGGGCTAATAGGAGGTATCCATTGTGGCGCGGTTGGTGTAAAAAGGTCAGGCAGCACCATTGATTTATGCACTCACCATTAGATGCCTTCGGGAGATTTGGGACCAATTCACAAGGGAACACAGGGACACGAGAGTTTATCACATGGGATGTttcaataataacaacaataaaaaatataaataataattcacaTTACGAGTACCAAATAAACCATTCTGATTTGCATGTTATCACTGCTGTCAATCATATATTCAGGTTGAGGAGAACTGTACACCTGATGACCTGAAGTTTCCCGTCATACACAGGTCTCACTGACAGCAAAATGAAACACAATCCGACAGGTTGAGCATCTCGGGGAAGCCGCGAGCATACCACAAATATTTGTAAAACACCTTCCGGAACACCAGATCTCTGCACATATCACTGTCACGTCTCACAGAGAGGACGCACCGTTCGTCACGTACATCAAGCACGACCCTCTGTCTTGTTGCCAGGGGAGACACATATCTTAAGGAAATGTCATTATATGCATGGTTAGCATCAGAATCATTACTCTATAGACGATAGAACAATGGAGATGAGCAGATAAATACAACTACTATGTGTCacagtggcaatgcagtgttgcTAAGCCCGGGCTTTCCGAGCTAATGGCCTCTCCTCCCGGCAGGTTCCCTGgctacacacactcagacacccTGTTCATAGTCTGAGAGGTGCCCTGTTTTATAAATCCTGCTTCAATAACTCATTACGCGAGCATGGACGGCCATCCATTTATCATTTCAACTTATGCCACATGTTTATTTTGTAATGTAGAGGGAATAAATGGACCCTGGCTGACAATCAATACCCTCTTCCTATCTCCTCTAATTCACCACTCGCCGGATCTAGCTTTTGACGAGCTGACGTTGTTGGAAACAGAGTCGTCTCGTCTGGCTTTACACGTAAAGATTTTATCGATATAAATCAAGCATGGTGAATATGGGACTTACGGTTAGAGATAAAGCGAAAGGGTTGGCAGAGTTTCTTCTTTAATTTATCCAGGTGAAGAGGGGAGTTCTCCCTATCAGCCAGTAATGCTCCTCGGTTGGAATGCCTGCTCGGCTTTGGTGATGCAATCACTAAATCCTTTCTTTTTACAAGttgatacattttttattgaaataaaaCGTTACACATTTTCCTATACATACTGCGTGGACGCTTCGCCCCGGTATGTTACCAACCTATTTAGGGCTGAGTTGCTAGCACTGTACTTTGGCAGTCTGGATTATGTCTTTACCAATAGCTGTACTATTTCCTCCCGTTGCCCCTTCCGGGCCAGATCTAGTGCTGTGGAACCAGAGGAATCCAGCAGAGTCCCGTCAGCCCCATTGAGTAGCAAGGCCTTCACGATGGCAGCGCAGCCGTGATTTGCCGCCAGGTGTAGCGGTGTGTCATTGTACTTGTTTACCGCGTTGACCTCCGCCTGATGCAAGATAAGCTCCAGCACGCTGGTGAAACTGCAACTGATGCAGGCCAGATGTAGCGGCATCCTGCCCGCTATGTTCTCCACCACGTTGGGCTCTGCCTTGGCAGCCAAGAGATCGGCCACCATGTCTCCATAGCCATGTTTGCACGCTAGGTGCAGCGGCGTCCATTCATTCTCCCCCTTGGCGTTCACACTGCAGCCCTGACTCTCCAGCTCGAGCACAGTGGTCCTGTGGCCTTTGGACGCGGCCAAATGCATAGGGGTCCAGCCCTGCTCGTTCCGGGGGTCGGGGTGGCCCCCGCCGGACAGCAGTGTCCTACAGATGCCCCTGTGGGCCTTGCAGGCGGCCACGTGCAGCGGCATGCAGCCACTGCTGTCCACGCTGTCGACGAGCGCCCCGCTCTTCACCAGGTGCCTCACCACCCGGTTAAAGCCCCCCTCGGCCGCCAGGTGCAGGGGGGTGGCCCGGGAGCGGTCGGCAGCGTTGGGGTCGGCCCCCTTGCAGAGAAGCAGCTTGGCGATGCCCAGGTGTCCGTAGTAGCAGGCCAGGTGAAGAGGCACTCTCCCATGTTTCAGCTCGGCTCGACTGAGCgcctccgccgccaccgcccccccctcctccgtcgtcgacggcggcggtggcggcggctgcCGAGACAGGAGCAGCCGCACCACCGCCTCGTGGCCGTTCTGGCAGGCCAGGTGGAGGGCGATCCAGCCCATGGTGTCCGGCGCGTCCGCCTCCGCTGCGTGGTCCAACAGAAGCCGCGCCGTCCTGTCGTCGCCGTTCTGACAGGCGAAGTGAAGCGGCGTCCACTGGTCCTGGTCTAAGTTGGTCGCCGACGCCCCATGCTCCAGCAGCAGGGACGTGATCTCATGCATCCTGGGAGGAGACATTGTTTAGTCATGCTGATAAGTCTACCACGTGTGTTAGTTTGGAGAAAAAACAGAACATCGACTGCAATTTACACGTTTGTGAAAATGTTGAATGGGTTGATGGGTTGATGGGTGGATGGGGGGTTTAATTATTGAATGGATGACTGAATGGTGTGAATGGTGGTAATGTAAAATAACTAGTTAACAGAAAAGGATCTGTTGTTATTCAGTTTTCTTTCTGAGACCTGTGTAGGACGGCGACGATGAGAGGTGTGTAACCCCTGGCGCTTTTGCAGTTGACCTCGGCACCGAGATGAAGGAGATGCCGGACACTCTCTGCATCCCCGGTAGCGACGGTGTGGTGAAGCAGAGTGTTGTTCTCTGAGAACAACGTTGAGGTGTGCTCCTTCTGCACAGACTGACGGAAACTTTTAAAATCCTTCTTTCTCAGGAGCGACAGCATGGCGGTAGAACCTATAAAATAAGAAGAACATTGATTGTTTGCAGATGTTACGGACggagtgtgttgtgtttgtgtttcactgtgttCTCTCCCAGGCCATGTTTATACATAGCAGGGTacttatagaaacaaatatttccccccctccgttttcaaaaataacattgtgcacacaacatcaaaaaagttgttgtttacatcaaaacgcataaatacgccgtcgagcgccattataactatgccaaacctatgggcggcagtgtagggagaaggataaagcgaTGAAAGCCAaacagaatcctcagaatcaacaacaacgaataacacgagcgtcttcctgtaacaaacaaactgtaaacatagggcgctcatatgacattaagcatttcctggcgcataatgtaaCGCTTCcgaacctaaaaccctgtttctccccgttgacacgacaacacataaccagcgttttcagaaatctccactttggccagagtttttagaaatgatcgttttctgtgataaaaactgTGTTtccgtgtaaatgagaggccaaaccgcgtggaaacatctgcgttttccctttgtgtaaacggggccccAGACTGATGCCCTTTCCCCCCCTTTCTGATTGCAACCCTAGCAATCAGGAAATGGAGTGCACCTGAGCTCTCCTGATGGCTATATAAGCTGGGAGCAGACAGACGCacagcccttttttttttgccagcaAGCGGTCGACGATTGTTGTGTGTTGGAACTAGTGACGGTGTGCCGTTGTTGGTGTGATCTTGTGGATCGGGTAGTGAGCTATTGGTTCTGAGTAGTAGAGCATTTGGTTGGTTTGTAGTTAGTTATTTTTTTTCGTGCTTTACTCTTTTGGAAAAGTGGTTTAGTTCTTTGGCACGTCAATAAACCTTTTTGCTTACCGTTACCActgtctgtgtctcctcctTGTTCCCCGGAAACTTAAATATTCTTTGTTACGCCCCTGATCACCCTGGTTACTATTTGGGGTCGTAACAGCAGAAAAGATGACTTTGAGTTTCAGTTTCTTGGTTCTAAATCAAATTTAATAAATTCaaataattttatatatttatattagagctgtcagttaaacgcgttattaacggcgttaacgcaaaccaattttaacggcgttaaatttttatcgcgcaattaacgcaattattttataaaaaaaaaaaaaaaaaaaatattttttttttggctcaaaacaaagaagcagtagcctgactgctatgttcaaatgacatttgttcaaagcagtcgtttaattgcagtataggctctttttttgtatcgtcctgttttgatgagtatatgccaatgttgttatcaataaaaaatcatttgcacaaggcaagccgatgcacttcaccatgttgataagagaattaaaatgagaagaattatgggacaaaaaaatcaagggatatttagcatagaaaaataatttgcgattaatcgcgattaatcgtaagttaactatgacattaatgcgattaatcacgattaaatattttaatcgcttgacagctctaatttatattttttgttatttgttgaTTCGGCTTTTAGGGGTGGAAGTTAttcaaactgttgttttttttaacttaaCTGTCAGCTCTGCAGCCTAcaaagaacaaaataacagCCCGCAGTACACTCATAGTCTTACCTGGAGGAAGGTCAGCCATGTCCGGATGCGCAATCTACATTAGAGTAccaaaaataatatatacataatttaATGATACATCATTTAACATTCAAGAAAATTGCTTAATCTCTAACAGAAATTTAGTTTTAGTCGAATATAGTTGCTCATATGGACTTTGTTAATTTGTAAGATGTATATGGAATGatgggatatatatatacaggcagtcagacagatgACACAGACCTTCTGCGGTGGACTGATCAGCTGAAGGTATTCTGGTCTCTGCTTGACAGAACCGTTGATGCCTGGAATCTTCAGGACTTCGCTGAGCACCTCTGTTTTACTCACGATATCTGCAAGACACAACGCCAAGAAATGTTGTGCAGCAGAGCATGTGCTAGTCTCAATGTTCCTTCCTGTTTTACAAGCTCACCGTAGTGCCCTCCCACACAGATAcataatgtattttattcatCTGTAATTCCAATGTGAATGACCTTTTGTGTATCACAAGTGGTTTTGAAGATGTAGGATTCAGAGGTGTTAGTGGGTATAAGGAACCTTTACATGTATTCATATTCAGTGATATCAATCTTCATGCATACATTTCTTGTTTCCTAGAATTGGGATCTGCACTCACCAAGTTGACTGCATTCTCGCTGCATAATTTCACAACGAAAAAGGGCAAGTAAGCCAAACAGGCTTACATAACTTTTTATGAAACAGTTGTGCATATATGCATGGACAATATATCTCTTTTGTCCGCAACTGTAAGAGCAACTGTATCCATGATGGTTAGCAATAATAGTGACAGGTAGAGCTGGGTTTCGATTCAAATTTCAAGaatcgattcgattccgatttttAAGTTTCAGAATCGATTTTTTCCGATTTTCTCAGATTCCATCCGATTCGATCCGATTTTGATCTGATTTCCGATTCGATCCGATTTCGATTCGATCCGGGGGTTAAtgttattaaaaatgaaaaatgtatttgaaccgTTTCCTTCACTTCATGACTGTGTAGAGAAGCAACATATTAAAACtagtattatatcaatattaaacaGCAAATCTTACAAGTATTGGTAGTTACTGATGGCTGGAAGATTGATGAAAAGGTTAAGGGTCAATCTACCTTAAGAAAGATAATTCAGGACAATAAATGGAGGACATCATTGAGGTGACTATATCTGCAACAGTGGATTCCTACTGGGACACTAACcagtgcattattattatgcttgaaaataattaagaatTCACCCAAAAGCGGTTGCTACCAAAAGCATTCTTATTTTAAAACTGCTCACACTTAATAAACTGAGAAGTactgaaactgaaaaaaaaaataataataataattaattaaaaaaaatcgatctTTGGACGTACGAATCGATCATTAATATGCGAATCGATTAAAAATCGGAAAATCGATTTTTTCAACACAGCTCTAGTGACAGGCATACCATATTTTATCCTCAAGATTTCATCATACATAGTTCCTTTGTGAAAAGTCTATCTATACATAGATACAGACAAAGAGATAGAGAAAACCCAGAACATAGTCACTATTTGaactttaactttcaatttTGACATCCATTAGCCTGTCACTCATAGTGCCTGGTGTGTTTTGTCTGGGGGAGGCGATGGAGCTGCGAGGCCTAGAGTGTACCTGCAAACGATGGCCTTGTGTGAAGGTCCTGGTCCCAGCATTGCTCCATGATGTCAATCATCTGGCCACACTCAGGGGGCTTGTCGTCAGGCACCATGTCTACAGAGGGCCGCTTACCCCCTGATACCTGCACCAGTAGCGTGGTCACACTgcgccctgcacacacacacacacacacacacacacacacacacacacacacacacacacacacctacacactcacacacacacacacacacacacacacacacacacacacacacacacacacacacgcatacacactcacgcacacacgcacatacatataaatacatgcacacacacacacacacacacacacacacacacacgcacacgtacacactcacacacacacacgcacacatataaatacgtgcacacacacacacacacacacacacacacacacacacacacacacacacacacacacacacacacacacacacacacacacacacacacacacacacacacacacgcgtatacaTAAATTACTGTAGTTAAATGTGTtggaaaaaaatgtatgatttgTTTGTTAGGAGAGTTATCTACCTGGGTACGGTCTTTGCTGTGTCAGAATCTCCCAGATGACAATTGCGAAACTACAGGGAGAGAGCACCTTCCAgtcagttttaaaaaaaagtggtcccAATTAGTCAAAGTTTTCATGTTAACTTTTCATATCCTAAGTAGCAATGCTGGAAAACGACAAATTCACACCTGGTGAGATATTGGTAGAGTTTATAGATAGGTTTAAAGACGTAAATAAGCTCACAATATGAAGTTTTCAAACATTGATTACGGAGATGTAACCCTGAGACTGCTTTGCATACTTGGTTGTTGTTCTAAGCCACTTCCACTTCCACCTTATGCAATTCCAGTGAAGAATCTTCAATCAGAAATAAATGATTGCTTCAGTGTTTAAGAAAGTGAAGAAAATGTGAAATAGGATTCCTATTTCACATTTTCTCTCTTCTACCCTCTTTACTTCAATTTATTCCTATTATAGGAATAAAGTGAATAGAAGAGgttctgaaaaaaaagaaatacatatGGCATACCTATACACGTCAAAAGCAGCTCCAGGGGGTTGGGGAGACATGTTGAACATCTCAGGAGGAATGTAACTGATGTTCCCTCTTGACGTCAGGTAATCCAGGAAAATCCCCTTGTCCAAGCCCTCTTCCCACTTTATTAACCCGGAATCTGAAATCTTTTGATTGCAAAAAAAAGCCATCAAAAAATTAATCAGAGCTGATTGTCTGCGTTGGGAATCTTACACAAACTCAAGGTGGCACCTACCCTACCTTCAATGATTTTTTATTCTCCCCGTAATTAACGCCTTGCG harbors:
- the ankk1 gene encoding ankyrin repeat and protein kinase domain-containing protein 1 isoform X1; its protein translation is MDCLDGAPGKLRNFKKSDFGPDWIKVAERRFSKVYRVRLNVWREQCALKCLDTSVSANKFYRRMTEEASEIAKVKIKYIVSIYGLCSDPAAVVMEWMSNGSLDHLLDSHTIMWPKKFQMIHEVTMGMNFLHSMTPPMLHLNLKTSNLLLDEHLHIKISDSGLIKWEEGLDKGIFLDYLTSRGNISYIPPEMFNMSPQPPGAAFDVYSFAIVIWEILTQQRPYPGRSVTTLLVQVSGGKRPSVDMVPDDKPPECGQMIDIMEQCWDQDLHTRPSFADIVSKTEVLSEVLKIPGINGSVKQRPEYLQLISPPQKIAHPDMADLPPGSTAMLSLLRKKDFKSFRQSVQKEHTSTLFSENNTLLHHTVATGDAESVRHLLHLGAEVNCKSARGYTPLIVAVLHRMHEITSLLLEHGASATNLDQDQWTPLHFACQNGDDRTARLLLDHAAEADAPDTMGWIALHLACQNGHEAVVRLLLSRQPPPPPPSTTEEGGAVAAEALSRAELKHGRVPLHLACYYGHLGIAKLLLCKGADPNAADRSRATPLHLAAEGGFNRVVRHLVKSGALVDSVDSSGCMPLHVAACKAHRGICRTLLSGGGHPDPRNEQGWTPMHLAASKGHRTTVLELESQGCSVNAKGENEWTPLHLACKHGYGDMVADLLAAKAEPNVVENIAGRMPLHLACISCSFTSVLELILHQAEVNAVNKYNDTPLHLAANHGCAAIVKALLLNGADGTLLDSSGSTALDLARKGQREEIVQLLVKT
- the ankk1 gene encoding ankyrin repeat and protein kinase domain-containing protein 1 isoform X2; amino-acid sequence: MDCLDGAPGKLRNFKKSDFGPDWIKVAERRFSKVYRVRLNVWREQCALKCLDTSVSANKFYSDPAAVVMEWMSNGSLDHLLDSHTIMWPKKFQMIHEVTMGMNFLHSMTPPMLHLNLKTSNLLLDEHLHIKISDSGLIKWEEGLDKGIFLDYLTSRGNISYIPPEMFNMSPQPPGAAFDVYSFAIVIWEILTQQRPYPGRSVTTLLVQVSGGKRPSVDMVPDDKPPECGQMIDIMEQCWDQDLHTRPSFADIVSKTEVLSEVLKIPGINGSVKQRPEYLQLISPPQKIAHPDMADLPPGSTAMLSLLRKKDFKSFRQSVQKEHTSTLFSENNTLLHHTVATGDAESVRHLLHLGAEVNCKSARGYTPLIVAVLHRMHEITSLLLEHGASATNLDQDQWTPLHFACQNGDDRTARLLLDHAAEADAPDTMGWIALHLACQNGHEAVVRLLLSRQPPPPPPSTTEEGGAVAAEALSRAELKHGRVPLHLACYYGHLGIAKLLLCKGADPNAADRSRATPLHLAAEGGFNRVVRHLVKSGALVDSVDSSGCMPLHVAACKAHRGICRTLLSGGGHPDPRNEQGWTPMHLAASKGHRTTVLELESQGCSVNAKGENEWTPLHLACKHGYGDMVADLLAAKAEPNVVENIAGRMPLHLACISCSFTSVLELILHQAEVNAVNKYNDTPLHLAANHGCAAIVKALLLNGADGTLLDSSGSTALDLARKGQREEIVQLLVKT